A window of Hippoglossus stenolepis isolate QCI-W04-F060 chromosome 18, HSTE1.2, whole genome shotgun sequence contains these coding sequences:
- the slc27a4 gene encoding long-chain fatty acid transport protein 4, which produces MMRLGCCTALLFVLRLLVGLPWYQVLPAILIFYLGSGGWSFLQIFAKTIGRDLHAASVLLRVKMNVRRHLKQKNTLPKIFAETVRRHGDKTALIFEGTGEKWTFRELDEYSNRVANLLLQRGFKEGDVVALFMENRSQYVGLWLGMAKIGVEAALINFNLRLEALVHCVTISNAKAVVFGAELTDAVCEVHSSMGKAVQTFCSGDWDPKRVPQGTECLEPLLAAAPSHLPSRPLRCFTDRLFYIYTSGTTGMPKAAIVVHSRYYRMAALVYYGFRMTSDDVLYDCLPLYHSAGNIVGVGQCLIHGMTVVIRKKFSASRFWDDCAKYNCTIVQYIGEICRYLLNQPVRDTEQRHRVRMALGNGLRQSIWEEFMNRFNIPQIAEFYGATECNCSLGNFDNRVGACGFNSQILPFIYPIRLVRVDEETMELIRGPDGVCIPCKPGEPGQLVGRIIQNDPLRRFDGYVNQTATSKKIAHSVFKKGDSAYLSGDVLIMDIYGSMYFKDRTGDTFRWKGENVSTTEVEGTLSRLLEMKDVVVYGVEVPGAEGKAGMAAIADPSNNTDLEKFVKDMEKALPPYARPVFLRFLPEVNKTGTFKFQKMDMRREGFDPSAVPDRLYFMDSSRGRYVRLDEEFYSSILSGKHKL; this is translated from the exons ATGATGCGTCTAGGGTGCTGCACAGCCCTGCTGTTTGTGCTGAGGCTGCTGGTGGGCTTGCCCTGGTACCAGGTTCTGCCGGCCATCCTGATCTTCTATCTGGGAAGCGGAGGATGGAGCTTCCTGCAGATTTTTGCCAAAACTATCGGCAGAGACTTACA tgCGGCAAGTGTGTTGTTGCGTGTGAAGATGAACGTCAGACGTCacctcaaacagaaaaacacccTTCCCAAGATCTTTGCTGAGACAGTGCGTCGCCACGGTGACAAGACGGCACTCATCTTCGAGGGGACGGGGGAGAAGTGGACCTTCCGAGAGTTGGACGAGTACTCCAACAGAGTGGCTAACCTGCTGCTACAACGGGGTTTCAAG GAGGGTGATGTGGTGGCCCTCTTCATGGAGAACAGGTCCCAGTACGTGGGCCTCTGGCTGGGCATGGCCAAGATCGGAGTAGAGGCCGCTCTCATCAACTTCAATCTGAGACTAGAGGCCTTGGTCCACTGTGTCACCATCTCCAATGCCAAGGCTGTGGTCTTTGGCGCCGAGCTGACTGATG CTGTTTGCGAGGTCCACAGTTCAATGGGGAAGGCGGTGCAGACGTTCTGCTCCGGAGACTGGGACCCCAAACGAGTCCCACAGGGCACCGAGTGCCTCGAGCCCCTGCTGGCTGCGGCCCCGTCCCACCTGCCCAGCCGGCCCCTACGCTGCTTCACAG atcgCCTATTCTACATCTACACATCAGGAACCACTGGGATGCCTAAAGCTGCCATTGTTGTGCACAGCAG GTACTACCGCATGGCAGCTCTGGTATATTACGGCTTCAGGATGACGTCAGACGATGTGCTGTATGATTGCCTTCCACTCTACCACTCTGCAG GAAACATTGTGGGAGTGGGCCAGTGTTTGATCCATGGCATGACTGTAGTCATCAGGAAGAAGTTTTCTGCCTCGCGTTTCTGGGACGACTGCGCCAAATACAACTGCACT ATTGTGCAGTACATTGGTGAGATCTGCAGATACCTGTTGAACCAGCCAGTGCGGGACACAGAGCAGCGGCATCGGGTCCGCATGGCGCTGGGTAACGGCCTTCGCCAGAGCATATGGGAGGAGTTTATGAACCGCTTCAATATCCCGCAGATTGCAGAGTTCTACGGAGCCACAGAGTGCAACTGCAGCCTGGGCAACTTCGATAACAGG GTCGGAGCGTGTGGCTTCAACAGTCAGATTTTACCCTTCATCTACCCCATCAGACTGGTGAGGGTTGATGAAGAGACCATGGAACTCATTAGGGGGCCTGACGGCGTCTGCATTCCCTGTAAACCTG GCGAGCCTGGCCAGCTCGTAGGCAGGATCATTCAGAACGACCCTCTCAGGAGGTTTGATGGCTACGTCAACCAAACGGCAACCAGCAAGAAGATTGCTCATAGTGTCTTCAAGAAGGGAGACAGTGCCTATCTCTCCG GCGATGTGTTGATCATGGACATTTACGGCAGCATGTATTTCAAGGACCGGACAGGAGACACTTTCCGCTGGAAAGGAGAGAACGTCTCCACAACTGAGGTGGAGGGAACGCTCAGCAGGCTGCTAGAAATGAAAGATGTAGTTGTGTACGGAGTGGAAGTACCAG gagcagagggaaagGCTGGCATGGCAGCCATCGCTGATCCGTCTAACAACACAGACCTGGAGAAGTTCGTGAAGGACATGGAGAAGGCGCTGCCTCCGTACGCCAGACCCGTGTTCCTCCGCTTCCTTCCTGAGGTCAACAAGACAG gAACATTTAAGTTTCAGAAGATGGATATGCGTAGGGAAGGCTTTGATCCGAGCGCAGTGCCGGACAGACTCTACTTCATGGattccagcagagggcgctatGTGCGGCTGGATGAGGAGTTTTACAGCTCAATACTGTCAGGGAAACACAAATTGTGA
- the swi5 gene encoding DNA repair protein SWI5 homolog, which produces MNSEQPTETSRGEDTCSGSTPEQSDVKKAANKRTPFSKFKRVNSNFKSPIQVTERAKVSPAEEVAELEHRRDQLDAEIAQLEAEGCNVDELEHHIDMLHEYNDIKDIGQSLLGRIADLRGTTTRDLYSHFGLELED; this is translated from the exons ATGAACTCTGAGCAGCCGACTGAAACCAGCCGCGGTGAAGATACGTGTTCAGGTTCAACGCCGGAGCAGAGCGACGTGAAGAAAGCGGCTAACAAGCG AACACCATTTTCCAAATTTAAGAGGGTGAATTCTAACTTCAAATCACCT ATTCAAGTAACTGAGAGGGCTAAAGTTAGTCCTGCAGAGGAGGTGGCAGAGCTAGAGCACAGAAGAGATCAGCTGGACGCAGAGATAGCACAGCTGGAGGCTGA aGGATGCAACGTAGACGAGCTGGAACATCATATTGATATGCTGCATGAATACAATGACATCAAAGACATTGGACAATCACTCCTGGGTCGTATTG CTGATCTGAGGGGGACCACCACACGAGATCTCTACAGCCACTTTGGTCTGGAGCTGGAAGACTGA